A single region of the Pontimicrobium sp. SW4 genome encodes:
- a CDS encoding glycosyltransferase, producing the protein MDTSTVKIILQILHYLFFGYAFAAIFSYIVLSILSGKETIKYLRRNSFVNYKDILSSTESPSITIIAPAYNESLNIVENVRSLLSNHYVNYSVVIVNDGSKDDSLEKLIEAYDLEKIEYIINEKLKTQPLRAGVFKSKNPAFEKLMVVDKENGGKADALNMGLNISKSKYVACIDVDCLLLENALQKMIKPFLEVTDSKVIATGGVIRIANSCVIRGGKLIDVNLPKSLLVQSQILEYLRAFLLGRMAWSRLNGLLVISGAFGIFDKEIAITVGGYDTNTVGEDMEIIVRMRRYMEEQGRKYKVSYIPDPLCWTEAPDTYKIFISQRNRWTRGTIETLKKHRKIGFNPKYGAFGLLSYPYWLIFERLAPIIETVGIIYFVILVALNEVRWEFALTFLFLAYLFSVLFSIVAIYSEELTFHQYKKKGTGFKLVLLSALEPFVLHPFILYAAIRGNFDYYFNKKIKWGQMERKGLGTVEA; encoded by the coding sequence ATGGATACTAGTACAGTTAAAATAATACTACAAATACTCCATTATCTATTTTTTGGATATGCGTTTGCAGCTATTTTTTCATATATAGTTTTGTCAATTCTTTCTGGTAAAGAAACTATAAAATATTTAAGAAGAAACAGTTTTGTTAATTATAAAGATATTTTATCGTCGACTGAATCTCCTTCGATTACAATCATAGCTCCAGCATATAATGAAAGTTTAAATATTGTTGAAAATGTTAGATCCTTATTATCTAATCATTATGTTAATTACAGCGTGGTTATAGTAAATGATGGAAGTAAGGATGATAGTTTAGAAAAACTGATTGAGGCTTATGATTTAGAAAAGATAGAGTATATAATAAATGAAAAACTAAAAACGCAACCATTAAGGGCAGGTGTTTTTAAATCGAAAAATCCAGCTTTCGAAAAACTTATGGTTGTTGATAAAGAAAATGGAGGAAAAGCAGATGCTTTAAATATGGGACTTAATATAAGTAAAAGTAAATATGTGGCTTGTATTGATGTTGATTGTTTATTGCTTGAAAATGCACTTCAAAAAATGATTAAGCCTTTTCTAGAGGTCACAGACTCTAAAGTTATTGCAACAGGTGGTGTTATTCGTATTGCTAATTCATGTGTCATTAGAGGTGGAAAACTAATTGATGTAAATCTTCCAAAAAGCTTATTGGTTCAATCTCAAATTTTAGAGTATTTAAGAGCCTTCCTTTTAGGTAGAATGGCTTGGAGTAGACTAAATGGTTTATTAGTAATTTCTGGTGCCTTTGGCATTTTTGATAAAGAAATTGCTATTACTGTTGGAGGTTATGACACAAATACTGTTGGAGAAGATATGGAAATTATTGTGAGAATGCGTCGCTACATGGAAGAGCAAGGAAGAAAATATAAAGTATCTTATATTCCTGACCCTCTTTGTTGGACAGAAGCACCAGATACTTATAAAATATTTATTTCACAAAGAAATAGATGGACTAGAGGTACTATAGAAACTTTAAAAAAGCATCGTAAAATTGGATTTAACCCTAAGTATGGGGCGTTTGGTTTATTAAGTTATCCTTATTGGTTAATTTTTGAACGCTTAGCACCAATAATTGAAACAGTTGGTATTATCTATTTTGTAATCTTAGTAGCATTAAATGAAGTGAGATGGGAATTCGCTTTAACATTTTTATTTCTGGCATATTTGTTTTCGGTATTATTTTCAATAGTTGCTATTTATTCAGAGGAACTAACTTTTCATCAATACAAAAAGAAAGGAACAGGTTTTAAATTGGTATTATTAAGTGCATTAGAGCCTTTTGTGCTGCATCCATTTATTCTGTATGCTGCTATTAGAGGTAATTTTGATTACTACTTTAATAAAAAAATAAAATGGGGACAAATGGAACGGAAAGGTCTTGGAACTGTTGAAGCCTAA
- a CDS encoding sulfatase-like hydrolase/transferase: MKFSIKKDKIYSYAYLILALISVFWAVSFYELYFSRTSGIVIPNMGSAIIYKLINDFWTGITIGIVMFPIFYIVQFFSKKAAFIVINILFLLLIILQFSLVKYSLTTLINLGADILGYSYDDVTSTVSASESVSITYLLPFIIFPLLFFAAFLVVKKFVNQHKAIGVGLFFILLFGSLKLVFPEVSSELYQNKTAFLTKDIIKFQKEKNRISALNLFDREDYPLLKPFNKTEDVLSTFIESGEEKPNVVIIVVEGLGAEFVANNQYSGFTPYLDSLISKSLYWDNFISTTGRSFGILPSLLGSLPYGETGFLELTDVPSHLSLISVLKHNGYQTSYFSGGPSSFDRKVNFLEYNGVHNLIDENKYGSDFIKTKSNDGGFSWGYPDSEIFRKTIASIDVEKQPRLDIVMTLSNHEPFEFPNKEAYISRVEEAISNSIKSDSYKERVSNHKDIFGCLLYTDESIQTFMEEYSKRPDYNNTIFIITGDHRLIPITQKDKLCRFHVPFLIYSPMLKKPEKFRSVSSHWDVAPSLLSYLSNNHKLKPLEVTPWIGKGLDTTKQFRNVKNIPLMRYKGSLDDMIYKDYLYAGGELFKINEDFGTYKVTEEEIKKTIEDSLLAFKKMNAYVTQRNKIFPDSLNIYVTPKIKFTKEQLAVINKYSKDKTFDELLFIARDIAFKKDYKTTRILCDYILNEFPNYTDARILKGRTLAWEGVYEQSEKVLLNAIQRSPYYDDAYLAILDLYWWSVQDEKSKEVFQQAIANEVLNPEISFKMAKAYQRLEKVEQANGVIDSILKIHPNIQEYKTFKASLK; encoded by the coding sequence ATGAAATTTAGTATTAAAAAAGATAAAATCTATAGCTATGCTTATTTAATATTAGCATTAATAAGTGTTTTTTGGGCTGTAAGTTTCTATGAACTATATTTTTCAAGAACATCAGGAATAGTAATCCCAAACATGGGTTCAGCTATTATTTATAAACTCATAAACGATTTCTGGACTGGAATAACTATTGGGATAGTAATGTTTCCAATATTTTATATAGTTCAATTTTTTTCAAAAAAAGCTGCATTTATTGTTATTAATATTTTATTTCTCTTATTAATAATATTACAATTTTCATTAGTAAAATATAGTTTAACGACGCTTATAAACTTAGGCGCAGACATTTTAGGATATTCTTATGATGATGTTACAAGTACGGTGTCAGCTTCAGAATCTGTTTCTATTACTTATTTACTGCCATTTATAATTTTTCCACTATTATTTTTTGCTGCTTTTTTAGTGGTTAAAAAATTTGTAAACCAGCATAAAGCAATTGGAGTAGGGTTATTTTTCATATTATTATTTGGCAGCTTAAAGTTAGTTTTCCCAGAAGTATCTTCAGAATTATATCAAAACAAAACAGCATTTCTAACTAAGGATATTATAAAATTTCAGAAAGAGAAAAATAGAATAAGTGCGCTTAACTTATTTGATAGAGAAGATTACCCATTATTAAAACCGTTTAATAAAACAGAAGATGTTTTATCTACATTTATTGAAAGCGGAGAAGAAAAACCAAATGTGGTAATTATAGTTGTTGAAGGTTTAGGTGCTGAGTTTGTTGCAAATAATCAGTATAGTGGTTTCACACCTTATTTAGACTCTCTTATTTCTAAGTCACTTTATTGGGATAATTTTATTAGTACTACTGGAAGATCCTTTGGGATTTTACCATCATTATTAGGTTCGTTGCCTTATGGTGAAACAGGCTTTTTAGAATTAACCGATGTGCCATCGCATCTATCATTAATAAGTGTTTTAAAACATAACGGATATCAAACATCATATTTTTCTGGAGGACCATCTAGTTTTGATAGAAAAGTAAATTTCCTTGAATATAATGGGGTTCATAATCTAATTGACGAAAACAAATATGGTTCAGATTTTATTAAAACTAAAAGCAATGATGGAGGTTTTTCTTGGGGTTATCCAGATAGTGAAATTTTTAGAAAAACAATAGCTTCTATTGATGTAGAAAAGCAACCTAGGTTAGATATTGTAATGACATTGTCCAATCATGAGCCATTTGAGTTTCCAAACAAAGAGGCTTATATATCTAGAGTTGAAGAAGCAATAAGTAATTCAATAAAATCTGACAGCTACAAAGAAAGAGTTTCTAATCATAAAGATATTTTTGGATGTTTACTATATACAGATGAAAGTATACAAACGTTTATGGAAGAATACTCCAAGAGACCAGATTATAATAATACTATTTTTATTATAACAGGCGATCATAGACTAATACCAATTACTCAAAAGGATAAGCTATGTAGATTTCATGTACCATTTCTTATTTACAGCCCAATGCTTAAAAAACCAGAAAAATTTAGATCTGTTTCATCGCATTGGGATGTTGCTCCAAGTTTATTAAGTTACTTGTCTAACAATCATAAATTAAAACCTCTAGAAGTAACGCCTTGGATAGGGAAAGGGCTTGATACTACTAAGCAATTTAGAAATGTTAAAAACATCCCATTAATGCGCTATAAGGGTAGTTTAGATGATATGATTTATAAGGATTACTTATATGCAGGAGGCGAGTTATTTAAAATAAATGAAGACTTTGGAACTTATAAAGTGACCGAAGAAGAGATTAAAAAAACCATTGAAGATTCTTTATTGGCGTTTAAAAAAATGAATGCTTACGTAACTCAAAGAAATAAAATTTTCCCAGATTCACTTAATATTTACGTGACTCCAAAAATTAAGTTTACTAAAGAGCAACTAGCAGTAATTAATAAGTACTCTAAAGACAAAACCTTTGATGAGCTATTGTTTATTGCAAGAGATATAGCCTTTAAAAAAGATTATAAAACAACTCGAATACTATGTGATTATATTTTAAATGAATTTCCTAATTATACGGATGCAAGAATTTTAAAAGGACGAACCCTAGCATGGGAAGGAGTTTATGAGCAGTCTGAAAAAGTGTTGTTAAATGCCATACAACGTTCGCCATATTACGACGATGCCTATTTGGCTATTCTCGATTTGTATTGGTGGTCTGTTCAGGATGAGAAATCAAAAGAAGTTTTCCAACAAGCTATTGCAAATGAAGTGCTAAACCCAGAAATAAGTTTTAAAATGGCAAAAGCATATCAGCGATTAGAAAAAGTTGAGCAGGCAAATGGAGTTATAGATAGTATTCTTAAAATTCATCCAAATATTCAAGAGTATAAAACATTTAAAGCAAGTTTAAAATAA
- a CDS encoding YaiO family outer membrane beta-barrel protein, protein MKKIIFIILFSLTLCGFAQQKEFKGDPDRAFEVAREMAFNNQRKQAQDTLLLILTKYPNYHDIRSFLASTYSWDGAYKKARKEFAYVLKQSPKRLDTWEAAIKNELWSESTFRALDMSIDALKHFPNNPDILYLKASAEDASGKKQEALVTINNSLLINPNHEKTIAYKKSLIDDLSLNTIGLKSSVDVYSEVFDPMQYYLLKYVRETKYGSIHGKLNVSRRFASTGAQFEIDAYPRITKGLYAYVNFGMSNSFLYPDVRYGAELHKSLPLSLEASLGFRSLKYSSTTTIYTGSVGWYSGNSYWSFRAYVTPGEPKASKSGALTYRKYRKDANNYLSIEAGMGFSPEIYRFNFEGNENSIIDLNSQKFNLGYYFTSKNNKNSWGAQAGVSHQEISFDPGSYFWIYSFGISWDMKFR, encoded by the coding sequence ATGAAAAAGATAATTTTTATAATACTGTTTTCTTTAACGCTTTGCGGATTTGCTCAGCAAAAAGAATTTAAAGGTGATCCAGATAGAGCTTTTGAAGTTGCTAGAGAAATGGCTTTTAACAATCAGCGTAAGCAGGCACAAGATACATTATTACTAATACTAACTAAGTATCCTAATTACCATGATATTCGCTCGTTTCTAGCTAGTACGTATTCTTGGGATGGAGCATATAAAAAAGCTAGAAAAGAGTTTGCTTATGTACTAAAACAAAGCCCAAAAAGATTAGATACTTGGGAAGCAGCTATTAAAAATGAATTATGGAGTGAATCTACTTTTAGAGCTTTAGATATGTCTATAGATGCTTTAAAACATTTCCCTAATAATCCAGATATTTTATATTTAAAAGCAAGCGCCGAAGATGCTTCAGGAAAAAAACAAGAAGCCCTAGTTACAATTAATAATAGCCTTTTAATAAACCCTAATCATGAAAAGACCATTGCATACAAAAAGAGTTTAATAGATGATTTGAGTTTAAATACAATTGGACTAAAAAGTTCTGTAGATGTATATTCTGAAGTTTTTGATCCAATGCAGTATTATTTATTAAAATATGTTAGAGAAACAAAGTATGGTAGTATTCATGGTAAATTAAATGTTAGTAGGCGTTTTGCTTCAACTGGAGCACAGTTTGAAATAGATGCTTATCCAAGAATTACTAAAGGGTTGTATGCTTATGTAAACTTTGGGATGTCTAATTCATTTTTATATCCAGATGTTAGATATGGAGCAGAATTGCACAAGTCTTTGCCTTTAAGCCTTGAAGCTTCCTTAGGTTTTAGATCGCTAAAGTATAGCTCTACTACAACTATTTATACTGGTTCAGTAGGTTGGTATTCAGGCAATAGTTATTGGTCATTTAGAGCTTATGTAACACCTGGAGAACCTAAAGCAAGTAAATCTGGAGCACTTACTTATAGAAAGTATAGAAAAGATGCAAACAATTATTTAAGTATTGAAGCAGGTATGGGATTTTCACCAGAAATTTATAGATTTAACTTTGAAGGAAACGAAAACTCTATAATCGACCTTAATTCGCAAAAATTTAATTTAGGGTATTATTTTACATCAAAGAATAATAAAAATTCTTGGGGAGCTCAAGCAGGTGTATCTCATCAAGAAATTAGTTTTGATCCTGGTTCTTATTTTTGGATTTATTCTTTTGGAATATCTTGGGATATGAAATTCCGTTAG
- a CDS encoding FAD-linked oxidase C-terminal domain-containing protein, translating to MLHIESQIYNDLKANFSGELYFDNLHRSIYATDASAYRMLPEAVAIPKTVNDIKSLIAFATTNKITLIPRAAGTSLAGQCVGNGIVVDTSKYFNKILEFNKDQKTVKVQPGVIRDELNEFLKPHGLFFGPNTSTSNRCMIGGMVGNNSSGTTSIKYGVTRDKILALKSVLSDGSEVVFGELSKDEFHKKRKLNNLEGNIYKMLSDEFSKEEVQKEITKEFPKSNIHRRNTGYALDALIDSEVFNNSNNPLNIAKLLCGSEGTLAFTTEITLKLNELPPNNSVLVAAHFTSINESLKAVVCAMKHDLYMCELMDKTILDCTKNNREQLKNRFFVEGDPEAILMLQVSSSDIEKAKALAEKVIEDLKQNNFGYSYPMLLGNDINKTIELRKAGLGLLGNIVGDKKAVPCIEDTAVEVVDLPNYIEEFTAIMDKFDQKAVYYAHAGAGELHLRPILNLKKEADVKLFRQITHETALLVKKYGGSFSGEHGDGIVRAEFIPIMIGKKNYELVRKVKSTFDPDNIFNEGKIVNPFPMDENLRYEKDRIEPDIDTLIDFSDSLGILRAAEKCNGSGDCRKPSFAGGTMCPSYRATKNEKDSTRARANALREVLTTSSKVNKFDSEELKQVFDLCLSCKACASECPSNVDVSMLKAEFQHQYYKTHGIPFRTKLFASNNKWNKLGSKLPIITNTLLNTSIAKKLMGVAIERSIPKLYKTTFYRWFEKNKKQFEMQQLNNGELYLFIDEFTNYYDVEIGIDTITLLSHLGYKVNIINHEESGRSYISKGILDKAKDIANKNIKIFKDKVNSEVPLVGIEPSAILTFRDEYLRLADDKSAAQEISKHTFTIEEFLDAQIKQNKISSNSFSKEMKIIKIHGHCHQKALSNMSHTFNMLSLPKNFTVTIMNTGCCGMAGSFGYEKEHYKLSMQIGEESLFDKVRHIDNETIFVAAGTSCRHQINDGVNRISKHPISVLRRAIL from the coding sequence ATGTTGCATATAGAGAGCCAAATTTATAACGATTTAAAAGCTAATTTTTCAGGAGAACTATATTTTGATAATCTCCATCGTTCTATTTATGCTACTGACGCATCTGCCTATAGAATGCTTCCAGAAGCAGTGGCGATACCTAAAACTGTTAATGATATTAAATCATTGATTGCTTTTGCAACGACCAATAAAATAACACTCATTCCTAGAGCAGCTGGAACCTCGTTAGCAGGTCAATGTGTTGGTAATGGTATTGTTGTAGACACGTCTAAATATTTTAATAAAATACTTGAGTTTAACAAAGACCAGAAAACTGTAAAAGTTCAGCCAGGAGTTATTCGAGATGAGCTTAATGAATTTTTAAAGCCTCATGGTTTATTTTTTGGGCCAAACACCTCTACAAGTAATCGTTGTATGATTGGAGGAATGGTTGGTAATAATTCTTCTGGAACGACATCAATTAAGTATGGTGTTACTAGAGATAAGATTTTAGCGCTTAAATCAGTTTTGAGTGATGGCTCCGAAGTTGTTTTTGGTGAGCTATCTAAAGATGAATTTCATAAAAAACGGAAGTTAAATAATTTAGAAGGAAACATCTATAAAATGCTTTCTGATGAATTTTCTAAAGAAGAAGTACAAAAAGAAATAACTAAAGAGTTTCCCAAGTCTAATATTCATCGTAGAAATACAGGATATGCTTTAGATGCTTTAATTGATTCAGAAGTTTTTAATAACTCAAATAACCCATTAAACATTGCAAAGCTATTATGTGGAAGTGAAGGAACGCTTGCGTTTACAACTGAAATCACTTTAAAATTAAATGAGCTTCCTCCTAACAATAGCGTTTTAGTTGCTGCACATTTTACCAGTATCAATGAAAGTTTAAAAGCAGTAGTATGTGCTATGAAGCACGATTTATACATGTGCGAATTAATGGATAAAACCATTTTAGATTGCACTAAAAATAATCGAGAACAACTTAAAAATCGATTTTTTGTTGAAGGAGATCCCGAAGCTATTTTAATGCTTCAAGTGAGTTCTAGCGATATTGAAAAAGCAAAAGCTCTTGCAGAAAAGGTTATTGAAGATTTAAAACAGAATAATTTTGGATACAGTTATCCAATGTTGTTAGGTAATGATATTAATAAAACCATTGAATTACGAAAAGCTGGCTTGGGTTTGTTAGGAAATATCGTTGGAGATAAAAAAGCTGTGCCTTGCATAGAAGATACAGCAGTTGAGGTAGTTGATCTTCCTAATTATATTGAAGAGTTTACTGCGATTATGGACAAGTTTGATCAAAAAGCGGTCTATTATGCGCATGCAGGAGCTGGCGAATTACATTTACGTCCAATACTGAATTTAAAAAAAGAAGCAGATGTAAAATTATTTCGTCAAATAACACATGAAACTGCACTTCTTGTAAAAAAATATGGAGGCTCTTTTAGTGGCGAACATGGGGATGGTATTGTTAGAGCTGAGTTTATTCCAATAATGATTGGCAAAAAGAATTACGAATTAGTGAGAAAGGTTAAATCGACTTTCGATCCAGATAATATATTTAATGAAGGTAAGATCGTAAATCCTTTTCCAATGGATGAAAATCTTAGATACGAAAAAGATAGAATTGAACCAGATATAGATACTCTTATTGACTTTTCAGATAGCCTTGGAATTCTTCGGGCAGCAGAGAAATGTAATGGCTCAGGAGATTGTAGAAAACCATCATTTGCAGGAGGAACCATGTGCCCAAGTTATAGAGCGACAAAAAACGAAAAAGATTCTACAAGAGCTCGTGCAAATGCTTTAAGAGAAGTATTAACGACTTCTAGTAAAGTAAATAAGTTTGATAGTGAAGAGTTGAAACAGGTTTTCGATTTATGTTTAAGTTGTAAGGCTTGTGCTAGCGAGTGTCCTAGTAATGTGGATGTATCTATGTTAAAAGCAGAATTTCAACATCAATATTACAAAACTCATGGTATTCCTTTTAGAACTAAATTGTTTGCTTCAAACAATAAGTGGAACAAACTAGGGAGCAAGCTTCCTATAATTACTAATACATTATTAAATACCTCAATAGCTAAGAAGCTAATGGGAGTTGCTATAGAAAGGAGTATTCCTAAGCTTTATAAAACAACTTTTTATAGATGGTTTGAAAAGAACAAGAAACAATTTGAGATGCAGCAACTCAATAATGGAGAGCTCTATTTATTTATAGATGAATTTACTAATTATTATGATGTTGAAATTGGAATTGACACTATTACGTTACTATCACATTTAGGGTATAAAGTCAATATTATAAACCATGAAGAAAGTGGAAGAAGCTATATTTCTAAAGGAATTTTAGATAAAGCGAAAGACATTGCAAACAAGAATATTAAAATTTTTAAAGATAAAGTAAATAGTGAAGTTCCCTTAGTTGGTATTGAGCCTTCAGCAATATTAACCTTTAGAGATGAGTATTTAAGATTAGCAGATGATAAAAGTGCTGCTCAAGAAATTTCAAAACACACATTTACTATTGAGGAGTTTCTAGACGCTCAAATTAAGCAAAATAAAATCTCATCAAATAGCTTTAGTAAAGAAATGAAGATAATTAAAATACATGGTCATTGTCATCAAAAAGCGTTAAGTAATATGTCACATACATTTAATATGCTGTCTTTGCCCAAAAACTTTACTGTAACAATTATGAATACTGGTTGTTGTGGAATGGCTGGATCTTTTGGGTATGAAAAGGAACATTATAAGTTAAGTATGCAAATTGGAGAAGAATCTTTGTTTGATAAAGTACGTCATATAGATAATGAAACTATTTTTGTTGCTGCTGGAACAAGTTGTAGACATCAAATTAATGATGGTGTTAACAGAATTTCTAAGCACCCAATTTCAGTATTAAGAAGAGCGATATTATAA
- a CDS encoding tetratricopeptide repeat protein, which translates to MSKIDSINVLRKLSRNSKQDLEGRLLHAKNAVRLSKELKLDSTILKSNINLSFMYLNLDNLDLFRSTNHENLKLAQKLKDSMALGTANRSLGWYHAQVMNNDSAYHYYYNAEKIYYELKDIRNQGEVLLNMADIQEIAKDYKGSEETAVEAIRLIESLPKNDRTLDVLWKLYNLLAVISERLEKHNEAIKNYNECINIAKDMSDPLYFNLNTKNNIGFSYSQMGDYSKALSIYEELISDERLIDVDPELYPTVLGNIAYTRFLKKDSDVEGIEEQFKLAYKISDSLNYSLGLMEITKDMAEFYFSIDKKDSAFLLSKENYKLGKETNSNDIVLKSLKLMSDIEGGSLGKYYLDEYIKLNDSLVQNERAARDKFARIEFDTDKIEENNLQLSKERQLLLLISIGLLISLTLLYVIISQRAKNRKLKFIQQQQETNEEIYNLMLTQQDKVEEGRTHEKKRISEELHDGILGKLFGTRLSLDSLNLVQTEDAAKSRSQYIDQLKTIEAEIRKISHDLNSDFIADSSFIDIVKALVETQTAAYNLKYEFLNDNDIDWEEIPNKTKIHIYRMLQETMQNIYKHANATLVKISFQLKNNVILCTIEDDGSGFNVNKARKGIGLKNINSRINEIEGKVEVYSKIDIGTIIKIFIPVK; encoded by the coding sequence TTGAGTAAAATAGACAGTATAAATGTTCTTAGGAAGCTATCAAGAAACTCTAAACAAGATTTAGAAGGGAGATTGTTGCATGCTAAAAATGCAGTTAGACTTTCTAAAGAACTAAAATTAGATTCTACTATTCTAAAAAGTAACATTAACCTTTCATTCATGTATCTAAATTTAGATAATCTAGACTTATTCAGAAGTACAAACCATGAAAATTTAAAATTAGCTCAAAAACTTAAAGATTCTATGGCATTAGGTACAGCAAATAGGAGTTTAGGTTGGTATCACGCTCAGGTAATGAACAATGATAGTGCATATCATTATTACTATAATGCAGAAAAAATTTATTATGAATTAAAGGATATAAGGAATCAAGGAGAAGTACTCTTAAATATGGCAGATATTCAAGAGATAGCAAAAGATTATAAAGGAAGTGAAGAGACAGCTGTAGAAGCAATACGCTTAATTGAGTCGTTACCAAAAAATGATAGAACCCTTGATGTATTATGGAAATTATATAATTTATTAGCTGTTATTTCTGAGCGTTTAGAAAAGCACAACGAAGCTATAAAGAATTATAATGAATGTATAAACATTGCTAAGGATATGAGTGATCCATTATATTTTAACTTAAACACGAAAAATAATATTGGTTTTTCTTATAGTCAAATGGGTGATTACTCAAAAGCACTATCTATATATGAAGAGTTAATTAGTGATGAAAGATTAATTGATGTTGACCCTGAATTATATCCAACTGTATTAGGCAATATAGCTTATACTAGATTCTTAAAAAAAGATAGCGATGTAGAAGGTATTGAAGAACAGTTTAAGTTAGCATATAAGATAAGCGATAGCTTAAATTATTCTTTAGGATTAATGGAGATTACAAAAGACATGGCAGAATTTTATTTCTCTATTGATAAGAAAGATTCCGCATTTTTACTCAGTAAAGAAAATTATAAATTAGGAAAGGAAACAAATTCTAATGATATAGTTCTTAAATCTTTAAAGCTAATGTCAGATATTGAAGGAGGGAGCTTGGGGAAGTATTATTTGGATGAGTATATAAAATTAAATGACAGTCTTGTTCAAAATGAAAGAGCTGCTCGTGATAAATTTGCAAGAATTGAGTTTGACACTGATAAAATAGAAGAAAATAATTTACAACTATCTAAAGAACGACAACTTTTGTTATTAATCTCTATAGGTTTGCTAATTAGCTTAACTCTTTTGTATGTGATTATTTCCCAAAGAGCTAAAAACCGAAAATTAAAGTTTATACAACAACAGCAAGAGACTAACGAAGAGATTTATAATTTAATGTTAACCCAACAGGATAAGGTTGAAGAAGGGCGAACACATGAAAAAAAGAGAATTTCGGAAGAGCTACACGACGGCATCCTAGGAAAGTTATTTGGTACCAGGTTGAGTTTAGATAGTTTAAACTTAGTACAAACCGAAGATGCTGCTAAATCCAGAAGCCAATATATAGATCAACTAAAGACTATTGAAGCCGAAATTAGAAAAATATCACACGATTTAAATTCCGATTTCATTGCAGATTCAAGTTTTATAGACATTGTAAAAGCATTAGTAGAAACACAAACGGCTGCTTATAATCTCAAATATGAGTTTTTAAACGATAATGATATAGATTGGGAAGAAATACCTAACAAAACTAAAATACACATATACAGAATGTTGCAGGAAACAATGCAAAATATTTACAAACATGCTAACGCAACCCTTGTAAAAATTAGTTTCCAATTAAAAAATAATGTAATTTTATGTACTATCGAAGACGATGGTTCTGGCTTTAATGTTAACAAAGCTAGAAAAGGAATAGGTTTAAAAAATATAAATTCCAGAATAAACGAAATAGAGGGAAAAGTTGAAGTTTATTCTAAGATTGACATTGGAACAATTATAAAAATATTTATTCCGGTCAAATAG
- a CDS encoding DNA-binding response regulator, translated as MEQHLKILMVDDHPMIIEGYQMTLVATKKSHQHLDIDIAHDCDMANELILKAAKNEPYDVLFFDISLPASKDGLITSGEDLAKIARVYLPKAKVIILTMFNESFRILNIIKGINPEGLLIKSDLTSSELAEAFQHILSSPPYYSSTVSAFLNTAITSDIYLDETNRKILHLLSQGVKTKSLKEHIDLSMSAIEKRKKHLKLLFDVEDGKDETLLKEARERGFL; from the coding sequence ATGGAACAGCATTTAAAAATACTAATGGTCGATGATCACCCAATGATTATCGAAGGCTACCAGATGACCTTGGTTGCCACTAAAAAATCTCACCAACATTTAGATATTGATATTGCTCACGATTGTGATATGGCGAATGAGCTAATTCTAAAAGCTGCGAAAAACGAACCCTATGACGTGTTGTTTTTTGATATAAGTTTGCCAGCATCTAAGGATGGTTTAATTACTTCTGGAGAAGATTTAGCAAAAATTGCTAGAGTCTATTTGCCAAAAGCTAAGGTGATTATTCTCACCATGTTTAATGAGTCTTTTAGAATTTTAAATATCATTAAAGGGATAAATCCCGAAGGTTTATTAATTAAAAGTGATCTAACATCTAGTGAGTTGGCTGAAGCTTTTCAGCATATTTTATCTAGCCCTCCTTATTATAGTAGTACGGTTAGTGCTTTTTTAAACACCGCTATAACAAGCGATATTTATTTAGATGAAACCAACCGAAAAATTCTTCATTTATTATCTCAAGGAGTAAAAACAAAAAGCCTTAAAGAACACATAGATTTATCTATGAGTGCTATAGAGAAGCGAAAAAAACACCTAAAATTATTGTTTGATGTTGAGGATGGTAAAGATGAAACCTTACTAAAAGAAGCTCGTGAAAGAGGTTTTTTATAA